The following proteins come from a genomic window of Gordonia westfalica:
- the nuoH gene encoding NADH-quinone oxidoreductase subunit NuoH, giving the protein MNTLAIDYPDLADFGHDPIWLIIVKAVAVFAFLVVNPLVAILLERKIMARMQTRIGPNRVGPRGILQSLADGVKLALKEGIIPTGVDKVIYLLAPIIAVVPAVMAFAVIPFGPMVSVFGHETPLQLTDLPVGVLYVLAVTSVGVYGIVLAGWSSGSTYPLLGGLRSTAQVISYEIAMGLTFAAVFLDAGTMSTSGIVAAQEHHWYFLLLLPSFVIYAISMVGETNRAPFDLPEAEGELVGGFHTEYSSLKFAMFMLAEYINMVTVSALATTMFLGGWQAPWPLSAFDWANSGWWPVLWFTIKVWAFLFVFIWLRTSLPRLRYDQFMNLGWKVLIPVSLTWVMVVAIIRASIGGDNAELVRALVSAGAGLAVTALIGYAIWRMMRVPHVPETAEPERPADFDPMAGGFPVPPMPSTDSRSQPVRTDPDPPLPADQTPSRETTDA; this is encoded by the coding sequence ATGAACACCCTGGCCATCGACTACCCCGATCTCGCCGACTTCGGCCACGACCCCATCTGGCTCATCATCGTCAAGGCCGTCGCGGTCTTCGCGTTCCTCGTCGTCAACCCACTGGTCGCGATCCTGCTCGAGCGCAAGATCATGGCGCGCATGCAGACCCGGATCGGACCCAACCGCGTCGGTCCCCGCGGAATCCTCCAGAGCCTCGCCGACGGCGTGAAACTCGCGCTGAAGGAGGGCATCATCCCGACCGGCGTCGACAAGGTGATCTACCTCCTCGCGCCGATCATCGCCGTCGTGCCGGCGGTGATGGCGTTCGCGGTGATCCCGTTCGGTCCCATGGTGTCGGTGTTCGGCCACGAAACCCCGTTGCAGCTCACCGATCTGCCCGTCGGGGTGCTGTACGTCCTCGCCGTGACGTCGGTCGGCGTGTACGGCATCGTGCTGGCCGGATGGTCGTCGGGTTCGACCTATCCCCTCCTCGGCGGGCTCCGGTCCACCGCTCAGGTGATCTCCTACGAGATCGCGATGGGCCTCACCTTCGCGGCGGTGTTCCTCGACGCCGGGACGATGTCGACCTCCGGAATCGTTGCGGCGCAGGAGCATCACTGGTACTTCCTGCTGTTGCTCCCGTCCTTCGTGATCTACGCGATCTCGATGGTCGGCGAGACCAACCGTGCCCCGTTCGACCTGCCCGAGGCCGAGGGCGAGCTGGTCGGCGGCTTCCACACCGAGTACTCGTCGCTGAAGTTCGCCATGTTCATGCTGGCCGAGTACATCAACATGGTGACGGTCTCGGCGCTCGCCACCACGATGTTCCTCGGTGGCTGGCAGGCCCCGTGGCCGCTGAGCGCCTTCGACTGGGCGAACTCCGGCTGGTGGCCCGTCCTCTGGTTCACCATCAAGGTCTGGGCGTTCCTGTTCGTGTTCATCTGGCTCCGAACCAGCCTGCCGCGGTTGCGTTACGACCAGTTCATGAACCTCGGCTGGAAGGTGCTCATCCCGGTCTCACTCACCTGGGTGATGGTCGTGGCGATCATCCGTGCCTCCATCGGCGGTGACAACGCCGAACTCGTCCGGGCTCTCGTCTCGGCGGGCGCCGGTCTCGCGGTGACCGCGCTCATCGGTTACGCGATCTGGCGGATGATGCGTGTGCCGCACGTACCGGAGACCGCCGAACCCGAGCGGCCCGCCGACTTCGACCCGATGGCCGGGGGGTTCCCGGTTCCACCCATGCCCTCGACGGATTCGAGATCGCAGCCGGTCCGCACCGATCCCGATCCGCCCCTTCCCGCCGATCAGACGCCGAGCAGGGAGACCACCGATGCCTGA
- a CDS encoding NADH-quinone oxidoreductase subunit G has translation MTLTHGGDPTTEADNLVGITIDGHELRVPKGTLLIRAAEQVGITIPRFCDHPLLDPVGACRQCLVEVEGQRKPLASCTTTATDGMIVRTQLSSEIAADAQRGVMELLLINHPLDCPVCDKGGECPLQNQAMSAGRSESRFDGAKRTFTKPVPLSSEVLLDRERCVLCARCTRFSTQVAGDPLIEFADRGALQQVSIYADEPFDSYFSGNTVQVCPVGALTGAQYRFRARPFDLVSTPSVCEHCASGCAQRTDHRRGKVLRRLAGDDPEVNSEWNCDKGRWAFAYSIAADRLTTPLVRDRHGELRETSWADAIRVAAEGLSTTIGNVGVLAGGRLTVEDAYAYSRFARTVLKSDDIDFRARVHSTEEASFLAARVAGRGLDTTYADLSAAPAVLLVDFEPEEESPIVFLRLRRAVRTSRQRVATLAPYASRGAQKLDARLFPTVPGAEADVLASDEVADHLREPGSVIVVGERLAAAPGGLQAAVDLADRTGARLAWIPRRAGERGALEVGAMAGLLPGGRSITDSAARESVSAVWGTGIPTRPGRDTTGILDAARYHGLSLVVAGVDLDDLPDPAAAHEALAAAPFVVSLEQRRSTVTPHADVVFPVATVAEKEGAFVDWEGRPRSFTAALTESGQLPDHRVLDAVGRRLGVELRCDGPQTIHLDLRRIGAWSGERPAVVAHERPRRAAASGQAVLATWHMLLDLGRLQDGEPHLAGTARPPVARLSPTTAAEAGVAVGGRVRISTADGEIALPIEYADMPDRVVWVPLNSAGSRVHADLRAQAGDLVALSPASAADVAGGVK, from the coding sequence ATGACCCTCACCCACGGCGGCGATCCGACGACCGAGGCCGACAACCTCGTCGGCATCACCATCGACGGTCACGAACTACGGGTTCCCAAGGGCACCCTGCTGATCCGTGCCGCCGAGCAGGTCGGCATCACCATCCCGCGCTTCTGCGATCACCCGCTGCTCGACCCGGTCGGCGCCTGCCGCCAGTGTCTCGTCGAGGTGGAGGGTCAACGAAAGCCCCTCGCGTCGTGCACGACAACGGCCACCGACGGGATGATCGTCCGGACGCAGCTCAGTTCCGAGATCGCCGCGGATGCCCAGCGCGGGGTGATGGAGTTGCTGCTCATCAACCATCCCCTCGACTGCCCGGTGTGCGACAAGGGCGGGGAGTGCCCGCTGCAGAACCAGGCCATGTCGGCCGGTCGTAGCGAATCCCGGTTCGACGGCGCCAAACGCACGTTCACCAAGCCGGTACCGTTGTCCTCCGAGGTCCTGCTCGACCGGGAGCGGTGCGTGCTGTGCGCCCGGTGCACACGTTTCTCCACGCAGGTCGCCGGCGACCCGCTCATCGAGTTCGCGGATCGCGGTGCGTTGCAACAGGTCAGCATCTACGCCGACGAGCCCTTCGACTCGTACTTCTCCGGCAACACCGTTCAGGTCTGCCCGGTCGGCGCTCTCACCGGCGCCCAGTACCGTTTCCGTGCACGACCTTTCGATCTGGTCTCGACTCCGAGCGTGTGCGAGCACTGCGCGAGCGGTTGCGCCCAGCGCACCGATCATCGGCGCGGCAAGGTGCTCCGACGACTCGCCGGCGACGACCCCGAGGTCAACTCCGAGTGGAACTGCGACAAGGGGCGGTGGGCGTTCGCCTATTCGATCGCGGCAGACCGTCTCACCACCCCGCTGGTCCGTGACCGGCACGGCGAGCTGCGCGAGACCTCGTGGGCCGATGCCATCCGGGTTGCCGCCGAAGGTCTCTCGACGACCATCGGCAACGTCGGCGTACTGGCAGGCGGACGACTCACCGTCGAAGACGCCTACGCCTACTCACGTTTCGCCCGTACTGTGCTGAAGTCCGATGACATCGACTTCCGTGCACGCGTACACAGCACCGAAGAGGCGTCCTTCCTCGCCGCTCGGGTGGCCGGCCGCGGTCTCGACACCACTTATGCCGACCTGTCCGCGGCACCGGCGGTACTTCTCGTCGACTTCGAACCCGAAGAGGAGTCACCGATCGTCTTCCTCCGGCTCAGACGGGCGGTGCGGACGAGCCGTCAGCGCGTGGCGACGCTGGCTCCCTACGCAAGTCGCGGCGCCCAGAAGCTCGACGCACGACTGTTCCCCACCGTGCCCGGCGCCGAGGCGGACGTCCTCGCATCCGACGAGGTCGCGGACCATCTGCGCGAGCCGGGGTCGGTGATCGTCGTCGGCGAGCGACTCGCCGCCGCACCTGGCGGGCTGCAGGCGGCAGTGGATCTCGCCGACCGCACCGGCGCACGCCTCGCCTGGATTCCCCGACGAGCCGGCGAGCGCGGCGCGCTCGAGGTCGGCGCGATGGCCGGACTGCTCCCGGGCGGTCGATCGATCACGGACAGCGCTGCACGCGAATCGGTTTCGGCGGTCTGGGGAACCGGCATCCCGACACGGCCCGGCCGCGACACCACCGGCATCCTCGACGCGGCCCGCTACCACGGCCTGTCGCTGGTCGTCGCCGGCGTCGACCTCGACGATCTCCCCGATCCCGCGGCCGCGCACGAAGCGCTCGCCGCCGCGCCGTTCGTCGTGAGCCTCGAGCAACGGCGTTCGACGGTGACCCCGCACGCCGATGTGGTGTTCCCGGTCGCGACGGTGGCGGAGAAGGAGGGCGCCTTCGTCGACTGGGAGGGCCGTCCGCGCAGCTTCACCGCGGCGCTCACCGAGTCGGGGCAACTCCCCGACCATCGGGTCCTGGACGCCGTCGGCCGGCGTCTCGGCGTCGAACTGCGCTGCGACGGACCGCAGACGATCCACCTGGACCTGCGCCGTATCGGAGCGTGGTCGGGTGAGCGTCCGGCCGTCGTCGCCCACGAACGCCCGCGACGCGCCGCGGCGTCCGGTCAGGCGGTGCTGGCGACCTGGCACATGCTGCTCGACCTGGGGCGCCTGCAAGACGGCGAACCACACCTCGCCGGGACCGCACGACCTCCGGTTGCGCGCCTGTCACCGACGACCGCCGCCGAAGCCGGTGTCGCGGTCGGTGGACGGGTCCGGATCAGCACCGCCGACGGGGAGATCGCGCTGCCCATCGAGTACGCCGACATGCCCGATCGGGTGGTGTGGGTCCCGCTCAACTCCGCCGGGTCGCGCGTCCACGCGGACCTCCGGGCGCAGGCGGGCGATCTGGTCGCCTTGTCACCGGCCTCGGCCGCCGATGTCGCCGGGGGCGTGAAATGA
- the nuoF gene encoding NADH-quinone oxidoreductase subunit NuoF, which produces MTDPVFVDLSTSPPAEDAAPAQCAPSPTITFGGPSAYPADVADRLAEQAVPIIARYPQARSALLPLLHLVQSEDGYITRAGVEFCAGQLDLTAAQVASVATFYSMYRRSPTGEYLVGVCTNTLCATLGGDDILRAVCDHLGVRPGDTTSDQRITVEHVECNAACDFAPVVMVNWEFFDNQTPESTIELIEDLRAGVTVEPARGTGSVCSFRHTELELAGVATTTPPPPVEPAPSAAKPPPPVEPAPSAAKPSPPVEPAPSAAKPPPPVEPAPSAAKPPPPVEPAPSAARSRVETPEPPEPDPPETPVLSRHWDEPESWSLTNYLRHNGYRGLRAALDTPPDDVIEMVKASGLRGRGGAGFPVGMKWSFIPQEKSPDAEPSVPHYLVVNADESEPGTCKDIPLMLATPHTLIEGVVIAAYAIRAHHAFIYVRGEVASVLRRLRTAVDEAYAAGYLGTDILGSGFDLELVVHAGAGAYICGEETALLDSLEGRRGQPRLRPPFPAVAGLYASPTVVNNVESIASVPSILRNGVDWFRSMGTEKSPGFTLYSLSGHVTHPGQYEAPLGITLRRLLERAGGVRAGHELKFWTPGGSSTPLLTPEHLDVPLDYEGVGAAGSMLGTKALQIFDETTCVVGAVLRWTEFYAHESCGKCTPCREGTYWLVQLLHRLEHEGGTAADLDTLADVTNSVVGKSFCALGDGAGSPIVSSLQYFRDEYLAHLDHGCPFDHSLSTVLGSDPTGGVR; this is translated from the coding sequence ATGACCGATCCCGTATTCGTGGACCTGTCCACTTCTCCGCCCGCCGAAGACGCGGCGCCCGCACAGTGCGCGCCGTCGCCGACCATCACCTTCGGCGGACCGTCGGCGTACCCGGCCGACGTCGCCGACCGCCTCGCCGAGCAGGCGGTGCCGATCATCGCACGCTATCCCCAGGCGCGGTCCGCGCTTCTTCCGCTGCTCCACCTGGTGCAGTCCGAGGACGGCTACATCACCCGGGCCGGCGTCGAATTCTGTGCGGGGCAACTCGATCTGACCGCCGCCCAGGTCGCCTCGGTCGCGACCTTCTACTCGATGTACCGTCGGTCGCCGACCGGCGAATACCTCGTCGGGGTGTGCACCAACACGCTGTGCGCGACCCTCGGCGGCGATGACATCCTCCGCGCGGTCTGCGACCACCTCGGCGTACGGCCCGGGGACACCACCTCCGACCAGCGCATCACGGTCGAGCACGTCGAATGCAATGCGGCCTGCGATTTCGCGCCCGTGGTGATGGTGAACTGGGAGTTCTTCGACAACCAGACACCGGAGTCGACGATCGAACTCATCGAGGACCTCCGCGCCGGCGTCACCGTCGAACCCGCCCGCGGCACCGGGAGTGTGTGTTCCTTCCGCCATACCGAACTCGAACTCGCCGGTGTAGCGACCACAACGCCACCACCGCCGGTTGAGCCGGCACCGAGCGCAGCGAAGCCACCCCCGCCGGTTGAGCCGGCACCGAGCGCAGCGAAGCCGTCCCCGCCGGTTGAGCCGGCACCGAGCGCAGCGAAGCCACCCCCGCCGGTTGAGCCGGCACCGAGCGCAGCGAAGCCACCCCCGCCGGTTGAGCCGGCACCGAGCGCAGCGAGGAGCCGCGTCGAAACCCCCGAACCACCCGAACCCGATCCGCCGGAAACCCCGGTGCTGTCCCGCCACTGGGACGAACCCGAGTCCTGGTCCCTCACGAATTACCTGCGCCACAACGGTTACCGCGGCCTGCGCGCCGCACTGGACACCCCGCCCGACGACGTCATCGAGATGGTCAAGGCCTCCGGCCTCCGGGGCCGCGGTGGTGCGGGATTCCCGGTCGGGATGAAGTGGTCGTTCATCCCCCAGGAGAAGTCCCCCGATGCCGAGCCGTCGGTTCCCCACTACCTCGTGGTCAACGCCGACGAATCCGAGCCCGGCACCTGCAAGGACATTCCCCTCATGCTCGCGACGCCGCACACCCTGATCGAGGGCGTCGTCATCGCGGCATATGCGATCCGCGCGCACCATGCGTTCATCTACGTCCGCGGGGAGGTCGCATCCGTTCTTCGCCGTCTGCGCACCGCGGTCGACGAGGCTTACGCCGCAGGCTATCTCGGTACCGACATCCTGGGATCTGGCTTCGACCTCGAACTCGTGGTACACGCCGGTGCGGGCGCCTACATCTGCGGCGAGGAGACGGCGCTGCTCGACTCGCTCGAGGGTCGTCGCGGACAGCCACGCCTCCGCCCCCCGTTTCCGGCGGTCGCCGGCCTGTACGCCAGTCCGACCGTGGTCAACAACGTCGAATCAATTGCGAGCGTGCCATCCATCCTCCGGAACGGGGTCGACTGGTTCCGTTCGATGGGCACCGAGAAGTCGCCCGGATTCACCCTGTACTCGCTGTCCGGTCATGTCACACACCCAGGCCAGTACGAGGCCCCGCTGGGCATCACCCTGCGCCGACTCCTCGAACGGGCCGGCGGCGTCCGAGCCGGCCACGAACTGAAGTTCTGGACGCCCGGCGGATCCTCGACGCCGCTGCTGACGCCGGAGCACCTCGACGTCCCACTGGATTACGAGGGTGTCGGTGCCGCGGGATCGATGCTGGGTACCAAGGCCCTCCAGATCTTCGACGAGACGACGTGCGTCGTCGGCGCGGTGCTGCGCTGGACCGAGTTCTACGCACACGAATCGTGTGGAAAGTGCACGCCGTGCCGGGAGGGCACGTACTGGCTGGTCCAACTGCTTCACCGGCTGGAACACGAGGGCGGCACCGCCGCCGACCTCGACACCCTTGCCGACGTCACCAACAGCGTCGTCGGGAAGTCATTCTGTGCACTCGGCGATGGTGCGGGCAGCCCGATCGTGTCCTCGCTGCAGTACTTCCGCGATGAGTACCTGGCTCACCTCGATCACGGTTGCCCGTTCGACCACTCGCTGTCGACTGTCCTGGGTTCCGATCCGACGGGAGGCGTCCGATGA
- a CDS encoding NADH-quinone oxidoreductase subunit J codes for MAALLAEEAVRTSTGEAVQFWVLGVVAVVGALGVVFATKAVYSAIFLATTMIVLAVFYVAQGALFLGVVQVVVYTGAVMMLFLFVLMLIGVDSSDSLKETLRGQRVSATIIGLGFGVLLIAGIGNATIAVTTGATAPGALATDSNYGIEAIAELIFVRYLWAFELTGALLIAATLGAMVLAHRERFGPRLTQKELSQARFRTGVNITPLPSPGVYARHNAVDVPARLPDGSPSDLSVNAILAARTLRLKNSESQENSGGQKGSGDATPGGPA; via the coding sequence ATGGCCGCGCTTCTCGCCGAGGAGGCGGTCCGCACGTCGACCGGTGAAGCCGTGCAGTTCTGGGTCCTCGGCGTCGTCGCCGTGGTCGGTGCGCTCGGCGTCGTGTTCGCCACCAAGGCCGTGTACTCGGCCATCTTCCTGGCCACCACGATGATCGTGCTCGCGGTGTTCTACGTCGCGCAGGGCGCACTGTTCCTCGGCGTCGTGCAGGTGGTCGTCTACACCGGCGCCGTGATGATGCTGTTCCTGTTCGTGCTCATGCTCATCGGTGTCGACTCGTCGGACTCGCTGAAAGAGACGCTGCGGGGACAACGCGTCTCCGCGACGATCATCGGGCTCGGGTTCGGCGTGCTCCTCATCGCCGGCATCGGCAACGCCACCATCGCGGTCACCACGGGCGCGACCGCTCCCGGCGCACTGGCCACCGACAGCAATTACGGCATCGAGGCCATCGCCGAACTGATCTTCGTCCGGTACCTGTGGGCTTTCGAGCTCACCGGCGCCCTGCTGATCGCCGCAACCCTCGGCGCCATGGTCCTCGCCCATCGGGAGCGGTTCGGTCCGCGCCTGACCCAGAAAGAGCTGTCGCAGGCCCGGTTCCGCACCGGTGTCAACATCACCCCGCTCCCGAGTCCCGGTGTCTACGCCCGGCACAACGCGGTCGACGTCCCGGCCCGCCTCCCCGACGGCAGCCCCTCCGACCTCTCGGTGAACGCCATCCTGGCCGCGCGCACGCTGCGCCTGAAGAACTCGGAAAGTCAGGAGAATTCAGGGGGCCAGAAGGGTTCCGGGGACGCGACTCCCGGGGGGCCCGCATGA
- the nuoK gene encoding NADH-quinone oxidoreductase subunit NuoK, with amino-acid sequence MNPENYLYLSALLFTIGAAGVLLRRNAIVVFMCIELMLNAANLAFVTFARLNQSFDGQVIAFFTMVVAAAEVVVGLAIIMTIFRSRRSASVDDADLLKR; translated from the coding sequence ATGAACCCGGAGAACTACCTCTACCTGTCGGCACTCCTGTTCACCATCGGTGCTGCCGGAGTCCTTCTGCGACGCAACGCGATCGTCGTCTTCATGTGCATCGAGCTGATGCTCAACGCCGCGAATCTGGCCTTCGTCACGTTCGCCCGGCTGAACCAGTCCTTCGACGGCCAGGTGATCGCGTTCTTCACGATGGTCGTCGCCGCGGCCGAAGTGGTCGTCGGCCTCGCCATCATCATGACCATCTTCCGATCGCGCCGCTCGGCGTCGGTCGACGACGCGGATCTGCTGAAGCGGTAG
- the nuoL gene encoding NADH-quinone oxidoreductase subunit L, producing MNAELTASLLWLVPALPLAGAVVLLLGGRSTDRWGHLLGTAVAIASFVVGLVMFAGMVSRPADDRGVTDTLFSWVPVGELQVDFGFRLDQLSMCFVLLITGVGSLIHVYSIGYMADDPDRRRFFGYLNLFLAAMLVLVLADNYLGLYLGWEGVGLASYLLIGFWQYKPSAATAAKKAFVVNRVGDIGLAIALMIMFATFGSVAFTAVFDGAPQAGEGILTALGFMLLLAACGKSAQVPLQSWLGDAMEGPTPVSALIHAATMVTAGVYLIVRSGPIFDLAPTAQVGVVVVGAVTLLFGAIIGCAKDDIKKALAASTMSQIGYMVLAAGLGPAGYAFAILHLLTHGFFKAGLFLGAGSVMHGVDDETDMRRYGGLRKLMPITFVTFGVGYLAIIGVPPFAGFYSKDHIIEAAFGAGGAKGLVLGGAALLGAGITAFYMTRVMLLTFFGEKRWHDGTDAPAPHPHESPRVMTGPMVLIALGSVASGGLLAIGGSLEHWLEPVVGEHTTHHLIPVWAMTAIILVVVAVGVAIAYRQYATRPVPVVAPEDVSVLTVAARRDLYGDAINEELLMRPGQRITAGFVAVESDGVDGLTSGIGETVTRTSRRIRGWQNGYVRSYALSMFAGTTLIVALVMAVNVL from the coding sequence GTGAACGCCGAACTGACCGCGTCACTGCTCTGGTTGGTCCCCGCGCTCCCGCTCGCCGGTGCGGTGGTCCTTCTCCTCGGCGGTCGGAGCACCGATCGCTGGGGCCATCTACTCGGCACTGCGGTGGCGATCGCGTCGTTCGTGGTCGGGCTCGTGATGTTCGCCGGGATGGTGTCCCGCCCGGCCGACGACCGCGGCGTCACCGACACCCTGTTCAGCTGGGTGCCGGTCGGAGAACTGCAGGTGGACTTCGGTTTCCGCCTGGATCAGCTGTCGATGTGCTTCGTCCTGTTGATCACCGGTGTCGGGTCGCTGATCCACGTTTACTCCATCGGCTACATGGCCGACGATCCCGACCGCCGGCGATTCTTCGGCTACCTCAACCTGTTTCTGGCGGCGATGCTCGTCCTCGTCCTCGCCGACAACTATCTCGGCCTGTACCTGGGCTGGGAGGGCGTGGGCCTCGCGTCCTATCTGCTGATCGGCTTCTGGCAGTACAAGCCGTCCGCCGCGACCGCCGCGAAGAAGGCCTTCGTGGTCAACCGGGTCGGCGACATCGGACTCGCCATCGCACTGATGATCATGTTCGCCACCTTCGGGTCGGTGGCATTCACCGCGGTCTTCGACGGTGCGCCCCAGGCAGGCGAAGGCATTCTCACCGCACTGGGTTTCATGCTCCTGCTCGCCGCCTGCGGCAAGTCGGCACAGGTGCCGCTGCAGTCGTGGCTCGGCGACGCCATGGAAGGCCCCACCCCGGTGTCCGCGCTGATCCACGCGGCGACCATGGTGACCGCCGGGGTGTACCTGATCGTGCGGTCGGGCCCCATCTTCGACCTCGCCCCCACCGCGCAGGTCGGGGTCGTGGTCGTCGGCGCGGTGACGCTGCTGTTCGGGGCGATCATCGGCTGCGCGAAGGACGACATCAAGAAGGCGCTCGCGGCGTCGACCATGAGCCAGATCGGCTACATGGTCCTCGCGGCCGGCCTGGGCCCGGCAGGTTACGCGTTCGCCATCCTGCACCTGCTCACGCACGGATTCTTCAAGGCCGGCCTGTTCCTCGGTGCGGGATCGGTGATGCACGGGGTGGACGACGAGACCGACATGCGACGCTACGGCGGGTTGCGCAAGCTGATGCCGATCACCTTCGTCACGTTCGGGGTCGGCTATCTCGCGATCATCGGCGTCCCCCCGTTCGCGGGCTTCTACTCCAAGGACCACATCATCGAGGCGGCGTTCGGGGCCGGTGGTGCGAAGGGTCTGGTCCTCGGTGGTGCAGCGCTTCTCGGCGCGGGGATCACCGCGTTCTACATGACCCGCGTGATGCTGCTGACGTTCTTCGGTGAGAAGCGCTGGCACGACGGGACAGACGCTCCGGCGCCGCATCCGCATGAGTCGCCGAGGGTCATGACCGGACCGATGGTCCTCATCGCGCTCGGGTCGGTCGCCTCCGGCGGACTACTGGCGATCGGCGGGTCGCTGGAGCACTGGCTGGAACCGGTCGTCGGCGAGCACACGACCCATCACCTCATCCCGGTCTGGGCGATGACCGCGATCATCCTCGTCGTGGTGGCCGTCGGCGTCGCGATCGCCTACCGGCAGTACGCGACCAGGCCGGTGCCGGTAGTCGCGCCCGAGGACGTGTCGGTGCTGACCGTCGCAGCGCGACGCGACCTGTACGGCGACGCGATCAACGAAGAACTCCTCATGCGACCCGGCCAACGGATCACCGCCGGGTTCGTCGCGGTGGAGTCCGACGGCGTCGACGGTCTGACGAGCGGGATCGGCGAGACCGTGACCCGCACGTCGCGTCGAATACGCGGTTGGCAGAACGGCTATGTGCGGTCCTACGCACTGTCGATGTTCGCCGGGACCACCCTGATCGTCGCACTCGTGATGGCGGTGAACGTGCTGTGA
- the nuoI gene encoding NADH-quinone oxidoreductase subunit NuoI, translated as MPDFLKPVSGLRVTFGGMFQPSITEQYPEEKRPTAPRYHGRHQLNRHPDGLEKCIGCELCAWACPADAIYVEGADNTPDERYSPGERYGRVYQINYLRCIGCGLCIEACPTRALTMTNDYELADDNRADLIYEKDRLLAPLEAGVQPPPHAMAPGSTEENYYRGEVTSDGRVTPLPTPTVREGAREPRP; from the coding sequence ATGCCTGATTTCCTCAAGCCAGTCAGTGGATTACGTGTCACCTTCGGTGGCATGTTCCAGCCGAGCATCACCGAGCAGTATCCCGAGGAGAAACGGCCGACCGCGCCTCGCTATCACGGCCGGCACCAACTCAATCGGCATCCCGACGGACTGGAGAAATGCATCGGGTGCGAGCTGTGTGCGTGGGCCTGCCCCGCCGACGCCATCTACGTCGAGGGCGCCGACAACACCCCGGACGAGCGGTATTCGCCCGGCGAGCGCTACGGCCGCGTCTATCAGATCAACTATCTGCGCTGCATCGGCTGTGGACTCTGCATCGAGGCGTGCCCGACCCGTGCACTGACGATGACCAACGACTACGAGCTCGCCGACGACAACCGCGCCGACCTCATCTACGAGAAGGACCGCCTACTGGCGCCGTTGGAAGCCGGTGTCCAGCCACCACCGCATGCGATGGCGCCGGGATCCACCGAGGAGAACTACTACCGCGGTGAGGTCACCTCCGACGGCCGGGTGACGCCGCTCCCGACACCGACGGTTCGCGAGGGCGCGCGGGAGCCGCGACCGTGA